A DNA window from Castanea sativa cultivar Marrone di Chiusa Pesio chromosome 7, ASM4071231v1 contains the following coding sequences:
- the LOC142643582 gene encoding uncharacterized protein LOC142643582 isoform X1 produces MEYSLLPCQSNTNTRAGQSVLNCELKLNPLEAEAEWEVGEELLKSWGKVDVVDGEFDIAFCTTSESDEAMVFTIKIPDPEACPPLSYFIQSPPPPPPPSILNHIKGVKKKKITTKNNSSSFSFTPKKISPVSKVAEDGPPGPYPSRYYAVLDDHLYSVGGLDPDFSASTIADVYENYTLPHDNPLNIVGYIPTTDVWMLNLKCPDKGWERGPSMKYRRQNPQTIVVDGKLYVFGGGLGWLQPKDTFSGWMEVYDPKLRTWETLPNPPTYSKIDMDVIFAHSNFKGENQIIINGPPVLGGDSNAKGHYIAYDVISRSWNHVFNEAHLSWAEEVQCKRAQVVSTTLYWTTLLTEYTDMIFIYGYNVYSRGWTRRKVNIRSILIEGEDFLPTGPGFLHLAGSKFCLLLFSYHRPHYYLNCLIFDLYGEASNTTILSVQKYLLDSCLQFLDCMIIGKTQSNGPSRFTYRIGEFWFSKDILSMQLKGLIIKNKTTHSNITNWPQRPMLWLQV; encoded by the exons ATGGAGTACTCTCTTTTGCCTTGTCAATCGAATACCAATACTAGGGCGGGTCAGTCTGTTTTGAATTGTGAACTGAAACTAAATCCTCTAGAAGCGGAGGCTGAGTGGGAGGTGGGGGAGGAGCTGCTGAAAAGTTGGGGGAAGGTAGATGTTGTTGATGGTGAGTTTGACATCGCTTTCTGTACAACAAGCGAGTCGGATGAAGCCATGGTTTTTACGATCAAGATCCCAGACCCCGAAGCCTGTCCACCTCTTTCATACTTTATTCAaagtccacctccacctcctcctccttctatACTGAACCATATTAAGggagtgaagaaaaagaaaatcaccaCCAAAAACAACAGCAGCAGCTTCAGCTTCACCCCAAAGAAGATCAGCCCGGTTTCCAAAGTCGCCGAAGACGGGCCGCCGGGACCTTACCCCTCTCGCTACTACGCTGTGTTAGACGACCATCTATATTCTGTTGGTGGCCTTGACCCTGATTTCTCAGCTTCAACTATTGCAGATGTGTACGAAAATTACACACTCCCCCATGACAACCCTCTCAATATAGTCGGCTATATCCCCACTACCGACGTCTGGATGCTCAACCTTAAATGTCCTGACAAGGGTTGGGAACGTGGTCCATCCATGAAATATCGTAGACAAAACCCTCAGACCATTGTTGTTGATGGTAAGCTATATGTTTTTGGCGGCGGTTTGGGTTGGTTGCAACCCAAAGATACTTTCTCTGGCTGGATGGAGGTTTATGACCCCAAACTGCGTACCTGGGAAACCTTGCCAAACCCCCCAACTTATAGCAAGATCGACATGGATGTCATTTTCGCACACTCGAATTTTAAAGGCGAGAATCAGATCATAATAAATGGGCCGCCAGTACTTGGAGGAGATTCTAATGCGAAGGGTCATTACATTGCTTATGATGTGATATCTCGCTCTTGGAATCATGTGTTTAATGAGGCTCACCTTTCATGGGCAGAAGAAGTTCAGTGTAAAAGAGCTCAAGTTGTTTCTACTACTCTTTATTGGACTACCCTCCTAACTGAGTACACTGATATGATATTTATCTACGGATATAATGTATATTCGAGAGGGTGGACTCGGAGAAAGGTCAATATTAGATCCATTTTAATTGAGGGTGAAGATTTCCTTCCAACCGGTCCTGGTTTTCTCCACTTAGCTGGTTCGAAATTCTGCCTTCTGTTGTTTTCCTACCACAGACCTCATTATTATCTTAATTGTCTCATATTTGACCTCTATGGTGAAGCGAGTAATACAACCATTCTTTCCGTTCAGAAATACTTGTTGGATTCCTGTTTACAATTTCTGGACTGCATGATTAT TGGCAAAACACAGAGCAATGGTCCGTCCCGTTTTACATATCGAATTGGGGAGTTCTGGTTTTCTAAGGATATATTGAGTATGCAG
- the LOC142643582 gene encoding uncharacterized protein LOC142643582 isoform X2 — translation MEYSLLPCQSNTNTRAGQSVLNCELKLNPLEAEAEWEVGEELLKSWGKVDVVDGEFDIAFCTTSESDEAMVFTIKIPDPEACPPLSYFIQSPPPPPPPSILNHIKGVKKKKITTKNNSSSFSFTPKKISPVSKVAEDGPPGPYPSRYYAVLDDHLYSVGGLDPDFSASTIADVYENYTLPHDNPLNIVGYIPTTDVWMLNLKCPDKGWERGPSMKYRRQNPQTIVVDGKLYVFGGGLGWLQPKDTFSGWMEVYDPKLRTWETLPNPPTYSKIDMDVIFAHSNFKGENQIIINGPPVLGGDSNAKGHYIAYDVISRSWNHVFNEAHLSWAEEVQCKRAQVVSTTLYWTTLLTEYTDMIFIYGYNVYSRGWTRRKVNIRSILIEGEDFLPTGPGFLHLAGSKFCLLLFSYHRPHYYLNCLIFDLYGEASNTTILSVQKYLLDSCLQFLDCMIIGKTQSNGPSRFTYRIGEFWFSKDILSMQLKRESRGLEGKEEGEEEEEEKEKKGRW, via the exons ATGGAGTACTCTCTTTTGCCTTGTCAATCGAATACCAATACTAGGGCGGGTCAGTCTGTTTTGAATTGTGAACTGAAACTAAATCCTCTAGAAGCGGAGGCTGAGTGGGAGGTGGGGGAGGAGCTGCTGAAAAGTTGGGGGAAGGTAGATGTTGTTGATGGTGAGTTTGACATCGCTTTCTGTACAACAAGCGAGTCGGATGAAGCCATGGTTTTTACGATCAAGATCCCAGACCCCGAAGCCTGTCCACCTCTTTCATACTTTATTCAaagtccacctccacctcctcctccttctatACTGAACCATATTAAGggagtgaagaaaaagaaaatcaccaCCAAAAACAACAGCAGCAGCTTCAGCTTCACCCCAAAGAAGATCAGCCCGGTTTCCAAAGTCGCCGAAGACGGGCCGCCGGGACCTTACCCCTCTCGCTACTACGCTGTGTTAGACGACCATCTATATTCTGTTGGTGGCCTTGACCCTGATTTCTCAGCTTCAACTATTGCAGATGTGTACGAAAATTACACACTCCCCCATGACAACCCTCTCAATATAGTCGGCTATATCCCCACTACCGACGTCTGGATGCTCAACCTTAAATGTCCTGACAAGGGTTGGGAACGTGGTCCATCCATGAAATATCGTAGACAAAACCCTCAGACCATTGTTGTTGATGGTAAGCTATATGTTTTTGGCGGCGGTTTGGGTTGGTTGCAACCCAAAGATACTTTCTCTGGCTGGATGGAGGTTTATGACCCCAAACTGCGTACCTGGGAAACCTTGCCAAACCCCCCAACTTATAGCAAGATCGACATGGATGTCATTTTCGCACACTCGAATTTTAAAGGCGAGAATCAGATCATAATAAATGGGCCGCCAGTACTTGGAGGAGATTCTAATGCGAAGGGTCATTACATTGCTTATGATGTGATATCTCGCTCTTGGAATCATGTGTTTAATGAGGCTCACCTTTCATGGGCAGAAGAAGTTCAGTGTAAAAGAGCTCAAGTTGTTTCTACTACTCTTTATTGGACTACCCTCCTAACTGAGTACACTGATATGATATTTATCTACGGATATAATGTATATTCGAGAGGGTGGACTCGGAGAAAGGTCAATATTAGATCCATTTTAATTGAGGGTGAAGATTTCCTTCCAACCGGTCCTGGTTTTCTCCACTTAGCTGGTTCGAAATTCTGCCTTCTGTTGTTTTCCTACCACAGACCTCATTATTATCTTAATTGTCTCATATTTGACCTCTATGGTGAAGCGAGTAATACAACCATTCTTTCCGTTCAGAAATACTTGTTGGATTCCTGTTTACAATTTCTGGACTGCATGATTAT TGGCAAAACACAGAGCAATGGTCCGTCCCGTTTTACATATCGAATTGGGGAGTTCTGGTTTTCTAAGGATATATTGAGTATGCAG